One Dysosmobacter welbionis DNA segment encodes these proteins:
- a CDS encoding acyl-CoA dehydrogenase yields MDFHLTNEQQMLRKMYREFAENEVKPLAEEIDEEERFPMETVEKMAKLGMMGIYFPKEYGGAGGDVLSYAMCVEELAKVCGTTAVIVSAHTSLCCAPIFEHGTEEQKRKYLPDLLSGKKIGAFGLTEPNAGTDASGQQTLAVLEGDHYVLNGSKCFITNGNVADTFVVFAMTDKSKGNHGISAFIVEKDFPGFSTGKHEKKMGIRGSSTCDLIFEDCIVPKENLLGKEGKGFKIAMQTLDGGRIGIAAQALGLGEGAVNEAVKYTQERVQFGKRLSQFQNTQFQLADMHTRMQAAQYLVYAAAMKKQNHEDYSMDASMAKLFAAEAASDVTRRAVQLFGGYGYTREYPVERMMRDAKITEIYEGTSEVQRMVISSRLGVK; encoded by the coding sequence ATGGATTTTCATCTGACAAACGAGCAGCAGATGCTCCGGAAGATGTACCGTGAATTCGCCGAGAACGAAGTGAAGCCTCTGGCTGAGGAGATCGACGAAGAGGAGCGGTTCCCCATGGAGACCGTCGAGAAGATGGCCAAGCTGGGGATGATGGGTATTTACTTCCCCAAGGAGTACGGCGGCGCCGGCGGCGACGTTCTGTCCTACGCCATGTGCGTGGAGGAGCTGGCCAAGGTCTGCGGCACCACTGCTGTTATCGTTTCTGCCCACACTTCCCTGTGCTGCGCCCCCATCTTTGAGCACGGCACCGAGGAGCAGAAGCGGAAGTATCTGCCCGACCTGCTCTCCGGCAAGAAGATCGGTGCCTTCGGCCTGACCGAGCCCAACGCCGGCACAGACGCCTCCGGCCAGCAGACCCTGGCGGTGCTGGAGGGCGACCACTACGTCCTCAACGGTTCCAAGTGCTTCATCACCAACGGCAACGTGGCCGATACCTTCGTGGTGTTCGCCATGACTGACAAGTCCAAGGGCAACCACGGCATCTCTGCCTTCATCGTGGAGAAGGACTTCCCCGGCTTCTCCACCGGCAAGCACGAGAAGAAGATGGGCATCCGCGGCTCCTCCACCTGCGACCTGATCTTTGAGGACTGCATCGTTCCCAAGGAGAATCTGCTGGGCAAAGAGGGCAAGGGCTTCAAGATCGCCATGCAGACCCTGGACGGCGGCCGGATCGGCATCGCCGCGCAGGCCCTGGGCCTGGGCGAGGGCGCTGTCAACGAGGCTGTCAAGTACACGCAGGAGCGTGTCCAGTTCGGCAAGCGCCTGAGCCAGTTCCAGAACACTCAGTTCCAGCTGGCCGACATGCACACCCGGATGCAGGCTGCTCAGTACCTGGTGTACGCTGCTGCCATGAAGAAGCAGAATCACGAGGACTATTCCATGGACGCCTCCATGGCGAAGCTGTTCGCCGCTGAGGCTGCCTCCGATGTCACGCGCCGCGCCGTCCAGCTGTTCGGCGGCTACGGCTACACCCGCGAGTATCCCGTGGAGCGCATGATGCGCGACGCCAAGATCACCGAGATCTACGAGGGTACCAGCGAGGTCCAGCGGATGGTTATTTCCAGCCGCCTGGGCGTGAAGTAA
- the acrB gene encoding acryloyl-CoA reductase electron transfer subunit gamma yields the protein MKIIVSIKQVPDTSGKVAVNPDGTLNRASMQTITNPDDMNALEAALKIKDATGCKVVVVTMGPPPAAGMLREALAMGADEAVLVSAREFGGSDTYATSQILAAAINKIGVEADDIVMCGRQAIDGDTAQVGPQIAEKLHLPQVTYAADIQKDGDTITVKRMLEDGYMTIKVKTPCLITCIKELNEPRYMSVGGVFEAYGKPMTTYDYEALKDDPLIDATTIGLKGSPTNIFKSFTPPQKGAGMMLEGADKATCEKLADILAKKHII from the coding sequence ATGAAAATCATTGTTTCCATCAAGCAGGTTCCCGACACCTCCGGTAAGGTGGCGGTGAATCCGGACGGCACCCTGAACCGTGCGTCCATGCAGACCATCACCAACCCCGACGATATGAACGCCCTGGAGGCGGCCCTGAAGATCAAGGACGCCACCGGCTGCAAGGTTGTTGTGGTGACCATGGGTCCGCCTCCCGCTGCCGGTATGCTCCGCGAGGCGCTGGCTATGGGCGCTGACGAGGCCGTGCTGGTGTCCGCCCGCGAGTTCGGCGGTTCCGATACATACGCCACCTCTCAGATCCTGGCTGCGGCCATCAACAAGATCGGCGTAGAGGCTGACGACATCGTCATGTGCGGCCGGCAGGCCATCGATGGCGACACTGCCCAGGTGGGTCCCCAGATTGCCGAGAAGCTGCATCTGCCCCAGGTGACCTACGCCGCCGACATCCAGAAGGACGGCGACACCATCACCGTCAAGCGGATGCTGGAGGACGGCTACATGACCATCAAGGTCAAGACTCCCTGCCTGATCACCTGCATCAAGGAGCTGAACGAGCCCCGCTATATGAGCGTGGGCGGTGTGTTCGAGGCTTACGGCAAGCCCATGACCACCTACGACTATGAGGCGCTGAAGGACGATCCCCTGATCGACGCCACCACCATCGGCCTGAAGGGCTCTCCCACCAACATCTTCAAGAGCTTCACCCCGCCCCAGAAGGGCGCCGGCATGATGCTGGAGGGCGCCGACAAGGCGACCTGCGAGAAGCTGGCCGACATTCTGGCGAAGAAGCACATCATCTGA
- the acrA gene encoding acryloyl-CoA reductase electron transfer subunit beta, translating into MSNFNSADIAAFKDVWVFCEQREGKLMPTDFELISKGRDLADELGVNLCGLLLGGEGIESAAKELGGYGADKVLVCESPLLAVYNTDAYAKVICDVIEELKPEAFLIGATNIGRDLGPRCAARLHTGLCADCTHLDVDVANYIQFLRESSTLDVDSQKWDMEDRNLKMTRPAFGGHLMATIICPRFRPCMATVRPGVMKKNVFDQAKADACEIVKPSFQLSESDLNTEVVEVVKAAKKLVDLIGADYIVSVGRGISKDVEGGIKLAEELADVLGGVVGGSRATIDSGWLSADHQVGQTGKTVHPKVYIALGISGAIQHKAGMQDSECIIAVNKNDTAPIFEIADYGICGDLFKVTPMLIEAIKAAKAAK; encoded by the coding sequence ATGTCTAATTTCAACAGCGCCGATATCGCTGCTTTCAAGGATGTGTGGGTCTTCTGCGAGCAGCGCGAGGGCAAACTGATGCCCACCGACTTTGAGCTGATCTCCAAGGGCCGCGACTTGGCCGACGAGCTGGGTGTGAACCTGTGCGGCCTGCTGCTGGGAGGCGAGGGCATCGAGTCCGCTGCCAAGGAGCTGGGCGGCTACGGCGCCGACAAGGTGCTGGTGTGCGAGAGCCCCCTGCTGGCCGTCTACAACACCGATGCCTATGCCAAGGTGATCTGCGACGTGATCGAGGAGCTGAAGCCCGAGGCGTTCCTGATCGGCGCCACCAACATCGGCCGTGACCTGGGGCCCCGCTGCGCGGCCCGTCTGCACACTGGACTGTGCGCGGACTGCACCCACCTGGACGTGGATGTGGCGAACTACATCCAGTTCCTGCGTGAGTCCAGCACCCTGGACGTGGACAGCCAGAAGTGGGATATGGAGGACCGGAACCTGAAGATGACCCGTCCGGCCTTCGGCGGCCACCTGATGGCCACCATCATCTGCCCGCGGTTCCGTCCCTGCATGGCGACGGTGCGCCCCGGCGTGATGAAGAAGAACGTCTTCGACCAGGCCAAGGCGGATGCGTGCGAGATCGTGAAGCCCAGTTTCCAGCTGAGCGAGAGCGACCTGAACACCGAGGTTGTGGAGGTCGTGAAGGCCGCCAAGAAGCTGGTGGACCTGATCGGCGCGGACTACATCGTGTCTGTGGGCCGCGGCATCAGCAAGGATGTCGAGGGCGGCATCAAGCTGGCTGAGGAGCTGGCGGACGTCCTGGGCGGCGTCGTGGGCGGCTCCCGTGCCACCATCGACTCCGGCTGGCTGTCTGCCGACCATCAGGTGGGCCAGACCGGCAAGACGGTGCATCCGAAGGTGTACATCGCCCTGGGCATCTCCGGCGCCATCCAGCACAAGGCCGGTATGCAGGACTCCGAGTGCATCATCGCGGTGAACAAGAACGACACTGCGCCCATCTTCGAGATTGCCGACTACGGCATCTGCGGCGACCTGTTCAAGGTCACCCCCATGCTGATCGAGGCCATCAAGGCCGCCAAGGCTGCGAAGTAA
- the rimM gene encoding ribosome maturation factor RimM (Essential for efficient processing of 16S rRNA), producing the protein MRLETIKIGRIVNAHGIRGEVRVQPDGQDPAFLTQFQTFYLDGAPVTPTANHVHKSLVLMKFPGVDDMNAALALKGKNLYIRRADAKLPEGACFDAELLGMTVCDAATGETLGEITRVDSYPAHKVYTVRGAREYLIPAVPDVFIKSVDLDANRMEVQVWEGMATDEN; encoded by the coding sequence ATGAGATTGGAAACCATCAAAATCGGCCGCATCGTCAACGCCCACGGCATCCGGGGCGAGGTGCGGGTACAGCCGGACGGCCAGGACCCTGCCTTCCTGACCCAGTTCCAGACGTTCTATTTGGACGGGGCCCCCGTCACCCCCACCGCCAACCACGTCCACAAGTCCCTGGTGCTGATGAAGTTCCCCGGCGTGGATGATATGAACGCGGCCCTGGCCCTGAAGGGTAAGAACCTGTATATCCGCCGGGCAGACGCCAAGCTGCCGGAGGGCGCCTGCTTTGATGCGGAGCTGCTGGGCATGACCGTCTGTGACGCCGCCACCGGCGAGACGCTGGGCGAGATCACCCGGGTGGACTCCTATCCCGCTCACAAGGTCTACACGGTCAGGGGAGCGCGGGAGTATCTGATCCCCGCCGTGCCGGATGTGTTTATCAAATCGGTGGACCTGGACGCCAACCGGATGGAGGTCCAGGTTTGGGAAGGGATGGCCACGGATGAGAATTGA
- the ytvI gene encoding sporulation integral membrane protein YtvI → MSTEKKKKFIIDVTYLALILVLSYLLLQYALPLLLPFVLAFLIAYVLRRPIRFLSRVLHAPKGLVAVLLVVLTYGTIGLLLALAGIRITATITSVVQQIPSLYSAYILPELTDFFAWLEELLAKLDPSLMSALQELQSQLLNMLWQLVSSLSVVLVGGVSMATSFATSLPGFLIRLLLMVISTFFIAVDYQKIVRFCLGCLQGSTRNLVLQVKAYVVGTLFVCIRSYALIMSITFVELSVGLTLIGVNRAILVALLIAIFDILPVLGTGGIMIPWVILSALGGDLPHAFALLVLYVIITVIRNIIEPRIVGAQIGLHPVLTLMSMFVGNHLFGIVGLFGLPILLSLLRYLNDNGTISLFPASALGRADTETSQ, encoded by the coding sequence GTGTCCACAGAAAAAAAGAAAAAATTCATCATTGATGTGACCTATCTAGCGCTGATTCTGGTGCTGAGTTATCTGTTGCTGCAGTATGCGCTGCCGCTACTGCTGCCGTTCGTCTTGGCGTTTCTGATCGCCTATGTTCTGCGCCGCCCCATCCGCTTCCTCTCCCGGGTGCTCCACGCGCCCAAGGGGTTGGTGGCGGTACTGCTGGTGGTCCTCACATACGGCACCATCGGCCTGCTGCTGGCGCTGGCGGGAATCCGGATCACGGCCACTATCACATCTGTGGTGCAGCAGATTCCCTCGCTCTATTCCGCCTATATTCTCCCGGAGCTCACTGACTTTTTCGCCTGGCTGGAGGAGCTGCTGGCCAAGCTGGACCCCTCCCTCATGTCCGCGTTGCAGGAGCTGCAGTCCCAGCTGCTCAATATGCTGTGGCAGTTGGTCTCCAGTCTCTCCGTCGTATTGGTGGGCGGTGTGTCCATGGCCACCTCTTTCGCCACCTCCCTGCCCGGCTTCCTGATCCGGCTGCTGCTGATGGTGATTTCCACATTCTTCATCGCCGTCGACTACCAGAAGATCGTGCGGTTTTGCCTGGGCTGCCTCCAGGGGAGCACCCGGAATCTGGTACTCCAGGTCAAGGCGTATGTGGTGGGAACGCTGTTCGTCTGCATCCGCTCCTACGCCCTCATCATGTCCATCACCTTTGTGGAACTATCCGTCGGTCTGACCCTCATCGGCGTGAACCGTGCGATTCTGGTGGCGCTGCTGATCGCTATTTTCGACATTCTCCCCGTTCTGGGCACCGGAGGTATCATGATCCCCTGGGTCATTCTCTCCGCGCTGGGCGGAGATCTTCCCCACGCCTTCGCACTGCTGGTTCTGTACGTCATCATCACCGTCATCCGCAACATCATCGAGCCCCGGATCGTGGGGGCACAGATCGGCCTGCATCCTGTGCTGACACTGATGAGCATGTTTGTGGGCAACCACCTGTTTGGCATCGTGGGCCTGTTCGGCCTGCCCATCCTGCTGTCCCTGCTGCGCTATCTCAACGACAACGGGACCATCTCTCTGTTCCCCGCCTCCGCCCTGGGAAGGGCGGACACAGAAACAAGCCAATAA
- a CDS encoding KH domain-containing protein, whose protein sequence is MKELLLYIARNLVDDPEAVSVTEVEGPQELTLELRVAPDDMGKVIGRQGRIAKEIRTVIRSYAQRTGQKVSVDIVD, encoded by the coding sequence ATGAAAGAGTTGCTGCTCTACATCGCCAGAAACCTTGTGGATGATCCGGAGGCCGTCTCTGTCACTGAGGTGGAGGGTCCCCAGGAGCTGACGCTGGAGCTGCGCGTCGCCCCCGACGACATGGGAAAGGTCATCGGCCGGCAGGGCCGCATCGCCAAGGAGATCCGGACTGTCATCCGGTCCTATGCCCAGCGCACCGGCCAGAAGGTTTCCGTAGATATTGTAGATTGA
- the rpsP gene encoding 30S ribosomal protein S16, with product MMVKIRLRRLGAKKAPFYRVVVADSRFPRDGRFIEEIGTYNPCVSPAEIKIDTERAQAWIKSGAQPTDTVRALLKKVEVL from the coding sequence ATTATGGTGAAAATCAGACTGCGCCGCCTTGGCGCCAAGAAGGCTCCTTTCTACCGCGTTGTGGTAGCGGACTCCCGTTTCCCCCGGGACGGCCGCTTCATCGAGGAGATCGGCACTTACAACCCCTGCGTCTCCCCTGCTGAGATCAAGATCGACACGGAGCGCGCCCAGGCCTGGATCAAGTCCGGCGCCCAGCCCACCGACACCGTCAGAGCTCTGCTGAAAAAAGTAGAAGTCCTCTGA
- the ffh gene encoding signal recognition particle protein, whose protein sequence is MAFEGLTEKLNATFKKLRGKGRLTENDVREAMREVRLALLEADVGYKVVKDFVATVTERAVGSDVLDSLTPAQQVIKIVNEELTKLMGGGTARLSMANSGPTVVMMVGLQGAGKTTTTAKLAGLMRRQLGKRPLLAACDVYRPAAIEQLKVVGGQLDLPVFEQGQGDPVQIAENAIRHARDHGSDMVFLDTAGRLHVDESLMDELKRMKAAVHPNEILLVVDAMTGQDAVNAATAFDEALGIDGVVLTKLDGDARGGAALSIRASTGKPIKFVGTGEKLDMIEPFHPDRMASRILGMGDMLSFIEKAQQTYDENQAAKLEEKLRKNRLTLQDYYEQLQQLRNMGDLSQIASMMPGALGRQMAGATIDDKALAHTEAIILSMTPLERENPQILNASRKKRIAAGCGLEVVDVNRLLKQFDMMQQLTKQMTRGRLSKMGGGGLGSRMHGFGRKKRLK, encoded by the coding sequence ATGGCATTTGAAGGGCTCACCGAAAAACTGAACGCAACATTCAAGAAGCTGCGGGGCAAGGGCCGCCTGACAGAGAACGACGTCCGGGAGGCCATGCGGGAAGTCCGTCTGGCCCTGCTGGAGGCCGACGTAGGCTATAAGGTGGTCAAGGACTTCGTGGCTACCGTGACAGAGCGGGCTGTGGGGTCCGACGTGTTGGACAGCCTCACGCCCGCCCAGCAGGTCATCAAGATCGTCAACGAAGAGCTGACAAAGCTCATGGGCGGCGGCACCGCCCGGCTCTCCATGGCCAACAGCGGTCCCACCGTTGTGATGATGGTGGGCCTGCAGGGCGCCGGCAAGACCACCACCACCGCCAAGCTAGCGGGGCTGATGCGCCGCCAGCTTGGCAAGCGGCCCCTGCTGGCCGCCTGCGACGTGTACCGTCCCGCCGCCATCGAGCAATTGAAGGTGGTGGGTGGCCAGCTGGACCTGCCGGTATTCGAGCAGGGTCAGGGTGACCCGGTGCAGATTGCAGAGAATGCAATCCGCCATGCCCGGGACCACGGCAGTGATATGGTCTTCCTGGACACCGCCGGCCGGCTCCATGTGGATGAGTCCCTGATGGATGAGCTGAAGCGGATGAAGGCTGCCGTCCATCCCAATGAGATCCTGCTGGTGGTGGATGCCATGACCGGCCAGGATGCGGTGAACGCCGCCACTGCCTTTGACGAGGCGCTGGGCATCGACGGCGTGGTGCTGACCAAGCTGGACGGCGACGCCCGTGGCGGCGCTGCTCTCTCTATTCGGGCCTCCACCGGCAAGCCCATCAAGTTCGTGGGTACCGGCGAGAAGCTGGATATGATCGAGCCCTTCCATCCGGACCGGATGGCATCCCGCATTTTGGGTATGGGCGATATGCTGTCCTTCATCGAAAAGGCCCAGCAGACCTACGACGAAAATCAGGCCGCCAAGCTGGAGGAAAAGCTCCGGAAAAACCGCCTGACGCTGCAGGATTACTACGAACAACTCCAGCAGCTGCGGAATATGGGTGACCTGAGCCAGATCGCCAGCATGATGCCCGGTGCTCTGGGCCGCCAGATGGCCGGTGCCACCATCGATGACAAGGCCCTGGCCCACACGGAGGCCATCATCCTCTCCATGACCCCGCTGGAGCGGGAGAATCCCCAGATCCTGAACGCCAGCCGGAAAAAGCGCATCGCTGCCGGCTGCGGCCTGGAGGTGGTGGATGTGAACCGGCTGCTGAAGCAGTTCGATATGATGCAGCAGCTGACCAAGCAGATGACCCGGGGACGGCTTTCCAAAATGGGAGGCGGCGGCCTGGGCAGCCGGATGCACGGCTTCGGTCGCAAGAAGCGGCTGAAATAA
- the ylxM gene encoding YlxM family DNA-binding protein: MKNQTYRMTMLFDFYGELLTERQKEFFDLYYNEDLSLAEIAENAGISRQGVRDVIVRAEGVMQEVEDKTGLIRRFEQMRGHLQAIEDAAAELKTINYRQYEDPRLTELAELIHAEATALKE; the protein is encoded by the coding sequence ATGAAAAATCAGACATACCGCATGACCATGCTCTTCGATTTTTACGGCGAACTCCTCACCGAGCGGCAGAAGGAATTCTTTGACCTCTATTACAATGAGGACCTGTCTCTGGCTGAGATCGCGGAAAACGCCGGCATCTCCCGCCAGGGCGTCCGGGACGTGATCGTCCGGGCGGAGGGCGTCATGCAGGAGGTGGAGGACAAGACCGGCCTGATCCGGCGCTTCGAGCAGATGCGGGGCCATTTGCAGGCCATCGAGGATGCAGCCGCCGAGCTGAAGACCATCAACTACCGCCAGTATGAGGACCCCCGTCTGACTGAGCTGGCGGAATTGATTCACGCGGAAGCCACCGCTTTGAAGGAATGA
- a CDS encoding dipeptidase: MVFDAHSDLLYDVTRRRLLGERRVLEHHHLDRLRRGGVEGLVLAVWASGPRETFWKDTAWKDPASNLGRTHQIFACARADLAECPQIRPVHTAAEAEAARAAGQIYAFLAVEGMAAIGGNPAGVDWYYGQGARLGMLTWNETNALAAGAGGDPQAGLTEAGRRAVRRMGELGMVVDVSHLNDGGFWDVMDLAAGPVIASHSNCRALCDVRRNLSDDQLRRIRDTGGVVGLNAFHGFVHAEPRQQTARTLALHAVHMAEVMGVEHVGCGFDFCEFMGPGNEGQRAWKAPPTSGTSSTGWKSWG, from the coding sequence ATGGTATTCGACGCGCATTCGGATCTGCTGTACGATGTGACCCGGCGGCGCCTGCTGGGGGAGCGGCGGGTGCTGGAGCACCACCATCTGGACCGGCTGCGGCGGGGCGGCGTGGAGGGGCTGGTGCTGGCCGTCTGGGCCAGCGGTCCCCGAGAGACGTTCTGGAAGGACACCGCCTGGAAGGATCCTGCATCCAATTTGGGCCGCACCCATCAGATATTTGCCTGTGCCCGGGCAGACCTGGCGGAATGTCCGCAAATCCGCCCGGTCCACACCGCAGCGGAGGCAGAGGCTGCCCGGGCAGCGGGCCAAATCTACGCCTTCCTGGCGGTGGAGGGCATGGCGGCCATCGGCGGGAACCCCGCCGGCGTGGACTGGTACTACGGCCAGGGCGCCCGGCTGGGGATGCTCACCTGGAACGAGACCAATGCCCTGGCCGCCGGAGCCGGAGGCGATCCTCAGGCGGGGCTGACGGAGGCGGGACGCCGGGCGGTGCGCCGGATGGGAGAACTGGGGATGGTGGTGGACGTGTCCCATCTGAACGACGGCGGCTTCTGGGACGTGATGGACCTGGCCGCCGGGCCGGTGATCGCATCCCACTCCAACTGCCGTGCCCTGTGCGATGTGCGCCGGAACCTGTCCGACGACCAGCTGCGCCGCATCCGGGACACCGGCGGCGTGGTGGGGCTGAACGCCTTCCACGGCTTTGTCCACGCCGAGCCCCGGCAGCAGACCGCCAGGACCCTGGCCCTCCACGCCGTCCACATGGCGGAGGTCATGGGGGTGGAGCATGTGGGCTGCGGCTTCGACTTCTGCGAGTTTATGGGCCCTGGAAACGAGGGGCAGAGGGCCTGGAAAGCGCCGCCCACATCCGGAACCTCTTCTACTGGCTGGAAAAGCTGGGGATGA
- a CDS encoding DUF2500 domain-containing protein: MAPEQQLPRLTVEATVVAKRIDVSHHHHGGETHHMTTSTRYYVTFQVESGDRMEFSVSGREYGLLVEGDTGRLTFQGTRYLGFTQP, from the coding sequence GTGGCACCGGAACAACAACTCCCCCGGTTGACGGTGGAGGCCACTGTGGTGGCCAAGCGGATCGATGTCTCCCACCATCACCACGGAGGCGAGACCCATCACATGACCACCTCCACCCGGTACTATGTCACCTTTCAGGTGGAGAGCGGTGACCGGATGGAGTTCTCCGTCAGTGGCCGGGAGTATGGTCTCCTGGTGGAAGGGGACACGGGCCGCCTGACCTTTCAGGGCACCCGCTATCTAGGCTTCACACAGCCGTGA
- the yfmF gene encoding EF-P 5-aminopentanol modification-associated protein YfmF, with amino-acid sequence MERTRIQLADGVYLTYLPARKFKTSLLSAQFVTPLQQETASAYALLPAILRRGTVRYPDLGALSARLDRLYGASVDYTVRKQGENQCVGFVASFIDDSYIPGGEQLLEPVAELLGELLCDPVTERGRFVTAYFEGEKTNLIDAIRSQVNDKREYAYARLLREMCDGEPYGISRLGDEAGAEKLQMPKLHALYGELLATARLELFYCGSASLERVREALAAAFATLPRDGIRDIAPSTPHPARTEVKRVEEAMDVTQGKLGMGFACGSDDYAAALMGNTLFGGSSNSKLFLNVREKLSLCYYASSAYHRQKRLITVSSGIEFQNYQKAYDEIMAQLAAVQAGRLEDWELEGARSTLLNAYASMGDSQGKLENFYLGQAATGQEDTPELLAEQVRHVTAERIFDAMQTASLDTVYFLKGKETAE; translated from the coding sequence TTGGAAAGAACCAGAATCCAACTGGCCGACGGGGTGTATCTCACCTATCTGCCGGCCAGAAAGTTCAAGACCAGCCTGCTCTCCGCCCAGTTCGTCACCCCGCTGCAGCAGGAGACTGCCTCCGCTTATGCGCTGCTGCCGGCCATCCTGCGCCGGGGCACGGTGCGCTATCCCGACCTGGGGGCGTTGTCCGCCCGGCTGGACCGGCTGTACGGTGCCTCTGTGGACTACACCGTCCGCAAGCAGGGCGAGAATCAGTGCGTAGGCTTCGTGGCCAGCTTTATCGACGACAGCTACATCCCCGGTGGGGAACAGCTGCTGGAGCCGGTGGCGGAGCTGTTGGGAGAGCTGCTGTGCGATCCCGTGACCGAGCGGGGCCGCTTTGTGACCGCTTATTTTGAGGGGGAGAAGACCAACCTGATTGACGCCATCCGCAGCCAGGTGAATGACAAGCGGGAGTATGCCTACGCCCGATTGCTGCGGGAGATGTGCGACGGGGAGCCCTACGGCATCAGCCGCCTGGGCGACGAGGCGGGTGCGGAGAAGCTGCAGATGCCAAAGCTCCACGCCCTGTACGGAGAGCTGCTTGCCACCGCCAGGCTGGAGCTGTTCTACTGCGGCAGCGCATCCCTGGAGCGGGTACGGGAGGCGTTGGCCGCAGCTTTCGCCACGTTGCCCAGGGATGGGATCCGGGACATCGCTCCGTCCACGCCCCATCCGGCCCGGACCGAGGTGAAGCGGGTGGAGGAGGCCATGGACGTGACTCAGGGCAAGCTGGGTATGGGCTTTGCCTGCGGCAGCGACGACTACGCCGCCGCGCTGATGGGCAATACCCTGTTTGGCGGCAGCAGCAACTCCAAGCTGTTTTTGAACGTGCGGGAGAAGCTGTCCCTGTGCTACTACGCCTCGTCCGCCTACCACCGGCAGAAGCGGCTCATCACCGTCTCCTCCGGCATTGAGTTCCAGAACTACCAGAAGGCCTATGACGAGATCATGGCCCAGCTGGCCGCCGTGCAGGCTGGCCGCCTGGAGGACTGGGAGCTGGAGGGCGCCCGCAGTACGCTGCTGAATGCCTACGCCTCCATGGGAGATTCCCAGGGGAAGCTGGAGAACTTCTACCTGGGCCAGGCGGCCACCGGACAGGAGGACACGCCGGAGCTGCTGGCGGAGCAGGTGCGGCACGTGACGGCGGAACGCATCTTTGACGCCATGCAGACCGCCTCTCTGGATACGGTGTACTTCCTGAAGGGAAAGGAGACTGCGGAATGA